The Maridesulfovibrio hydrothermalis AM13 = DSM 14728 DNA window CCAACACAGTCAGGGAAGGCTCCTATGAAGTACTTGCCTCTCTGGAGCAAAACGGTGTGGAGCGGACTGTCATGGTCACGGGCGACGAACCAGCCTCGGCAGCAAATCTTGCAGAGTCGCTGGGCATAAGCGAAATCCACGCCTCTGCCATGCCCGAAGAAAAAGCACAACTTGTACGCACCCTGCAAAAGGATGGCGGAAAAGTCATGATGGTCGGCGACGGCATCAACGATGCTTTAGCCCTTGCGCAGGCCGATGTAGGCATTGCTATGGGAACCGGCGGAGCTGAAGTTGCGGTTGAAGCAGCAGATATCGCGCTGATTAACGATGATCTGAACGGCCTGACTTATGTACAGCGTCTAAGTCAAGATACTGTAAAAATCGCTTATCAAAATTTCTGGCTGGCAACTGGATCAAATATTGTCGGAGTCGTTATGGGAGCCACCGGAGTTTTATCCCCGGTCATGGCTGGATTTCTGCACATTATCCATACCATAGGAGTCATTGCGAACTCCTCAAGACTGCTCAGTCATTCACCCAAAGCTATCGAACTTAACACAGGTAAAACAAATGAACTTTCATAAACTGGTCGAGCTGGAAAAATATCTCGATGTAGCCCACCACGTACCGGGACGCATCCGGGTAAAATTCAGTCCATTAATCTTAACCAAACCCGCAGCTCTTGCTGCCATGCGGGACCATTGCGAACTCCCCGCAGCAATTCTCAGTGCAAGGCTCAACACCGCAGCCCGTTCAGTAGTAATCGAATACAATCCGGACGAAATTCTCCCCGAGGTCATTGAAGAATTAATCCAGGGACAAGATAAAAGCAAAAAAGTTGAAATCATCAGTGAACTGTATGGCAGGCTGATGAACCACCCCACATAAAAACATAAAAGTTTTAAAAATAAGGAGCATATGATGTCTACCGAACACACAGAGACAGAACAGCAGCCTCAGGAAACAACCGCGCCCCAGCAGCCCTATACTGCGCAGCCGGTAATGGGTCCAGACATGGGCCAGCCGCATTTTTCCTATACAACTCCCGGTGATCCGTATCAGGGTGCTCCGGTTTCCGGTTACGTCCAGACCGATATATACGGTCAACCAGTAATGGGACAACCCGTTCAACAGCCAGTTCAGCAACCTGTTCAGCAGCCAGTTCAGCAACCAGCGCAGCAGCCAATGCAACAGCCGGTTTATTACGGTCAGCCGGCTTATCAGCAGCCCGTCTACCAGCAGCCGATATATCAGCAGCCGATGCAGCAGCCGATATATCAGCAGCCGTTGCAACAGCCAATACAGCAACCTTTACAGCAGCCGACACAACAGGTTCCTCCGGCAGCTCCCAGTGCGTCTGAAGATCAGGTCAAACAATTTGTAGATCTGGTTAAAGATACAGCTGAAGGAAAGGCTGATCCGTCAAGTTTTATTAATTTTTTCAATGGAATTGATGACAGCTTCTGGAAAGGACTTCTCGTAGGTGCTGGCATTACCTTTGTATGCACCAGCAAAACGGTAAGATCCATCTTCACCTCCGGTGGAACCGAGGAAATGTCAGCCGAAGAAGCCGAGAGACTCGAAGATCTCAAGGCAGAACAAGAATATAAAGCAGCTCAGGCAGCCAAAACAGCCGAAGCTGAGAAGGAGTAATTAAATGAGCCAAGACTACAACAACGACTACACATATTATTATCAGGATCCACGCATCACTGCACAGCAGCAGGTAGATACCTACCAGCAGGTCCAGCCCGTTCAATCTGTTCAGCCCGTTCAACAGGTCGAACCACCATCCACAGTACAAAGCTGGGTGGATGTAAAAGATTCACGTTATCTTAAAGGGTTCTTAGTCGGTGCTGGAGTAGCACTGGTGGCATCCAACCCGACTGTGCAGAAAGCAGTGGTATCCGGCACTGTAAAGCTCTGGTCTGCGCTGCAGGGCGGAATCGAAGAAGCTAAAGAGAAAATTCAGGACATCAAAGCCGAAGTAAACGAGACTGAATAGTTAAGATAGCCTATTACAGGAGTGGCGGAGGGCCGCAGGCTCTTTGCCACTCCGGAGGTTTCTGCAAAAGAGATGAACACTTTCCCGGAACAGACACAAACAAAAGAGAAAAAAACTTTCCGCCAGTGCAAAGACTGTCCACTTGTGCCCAGTAAGACTAAGACAGCAGCCAAAGTTGGAATGGTTGCCACTCTCGGCGCATCAGCGGCTTCAGGAATATTGAAATTCAAAGGAGCAAGAGCACTGCACATTTGGGCTTCTTTTGCCTTTGTCGGCTTTACAGCGTTGCACTATGCGGTCTCCCGCAAACCGAAAAGGACTGCAAAATGATTGGAATTCCCCATAGAAGAAAGCGGTTTGAGATTATTCACGAACTGCCGCGCAGGATCAGATTTAAATCACTGATCATGCTGACTCCGACTCTGGACCTCAACTATCTGCAAGCCAGTGTTGAGTCTTTGTCAGGAGTTAAGTCGGTCAGAATTAACGGACCTGCTTTTACCCTCGTTGTAGAGTATGACGGGTCGCCAGCAGTCAGGGCTGCAATTATTAAGACCCTGCAATTCATACCAGATGAAGCTTTTCTTGATAACAACGAAAAGAAGCATGATGTTGATCTTTTTGATGTAGGAGCCAGAACCGCGGTGGCTGCCGCTACTCCATTTCTACCCGTTCCTGTACAGGCTGCAACCAGCTGGATGCTGGCCATTCCCGGTATTGTCCAAGGGCTTGAAACACTTTTTACCAGAGGCGTAAAAATTGAAGTGCTGGATGGAACGGTCAAAACCCTGTCCATGCTTCGCGGCGACTATTTCACTTCAAACTCTGTAGGAGCCTTGCTCAGCCTCGGCGAATACCTTGAAGATCAGTCTGAACAAAAATCTACCGATCTGCTGAAAACTCTTTTAAAACCGCAAGTTGATAAAATATGGATTGAACAGGACGGACGCGAAATTGAAATAGACTTCAAAGACTTAAAGGTCGGCAACATTGTGATTTGCGGCCCCGGTGAATTGATCCCCATTGAAGGGACTATTATTGAAGGTGACGGATCTATCAACCAAAGCTCCATTACCGGAGAATCTGTTCCGGTTCATCTACAACCCGGTGACGCAACACTTTCCGGAGCTGTTGTCGAAGAAGGAACCCTTAAAATAAGGGCAGACAAAGTCGGAGCGGAAACAGGCATGGCCCGTATCAACCGCTTCCTTGAAAGTTCTCTGCGCTCTCAATCCAAAAGTCAGGTTAAGTCCGCTGAACTTGCCGACAAATTAGTTCCGCTCACTTTCGGGGCCGGTCTTGGCGTTTATGCTCTGACCAGAGACGCCGCCCGCGCCGCATCGGTTTTAACAGTCGATTACTCCTGCGCTATCAAACTTTCAACTCCTGTTGCCACCAGAACATCCATGTACACCGCAAGTCAGGCCGGCGTGCTGCTAAAAGGCGGTCAGGCTCTTGATAATCTTGCCGCCATCGATACTCTCGTTTTTGACAAAACCGGAACACTGACCAAAGGTGAGCTGAAAGTAACCGACCTTGTACCCATGCCGCTTTTCTCCGAAGAGGAACTGCTCTCTATAGCGGCCGGCGCGGAAGAACATTATGCTCATCCCGTTGCCAGAGCTGTTGTCAATGAAGCAAAAGAACGCGATATTGCCCTGCCGGATGTCGGGGGTGTTGACTTCATCGTAGCCCACGGCGTTTCTGCATATGTTGACGGGAAGCGCGTTCTTGTCGGCAGCCAGCATTTCGTTGAAGAAGATGAGAAAGTAAATTGCGCATTCATGAAGAAAAAAGCACAGCAGCTCAGAAATGCCGGAAAAAATCTTCTGTTTGTCGCCATGAATGAAAAACTTATCGGCCTTATTGCCATGCGTGATGAACTCCGTCCTGAAGCTTTGGAGGCTCTGGAAGCTTTCAAGGCGGCAGGTATCAAACGAATTGAAATACTTACCGGAGATCACCGCTCAACAGCACTGGCCCTTGCCGCTCAGCTTCCCCCTGTGGACGCCGTTCATTGGGAACTGAAACCGGAAGATAAGGCTGCCATCGTAAAAGATCTTAAAAAAGGCGGCGCGAAAGTAGGATTTGCCGGAGACGGAGTAAATGACACTCCCGCTCTGGTCTGCGCAGATGTAGGTATCTGCATGCCGTCCGGAGCCGATCTGGCCAGAGAATCAGCTCAGGTTATTATGTTGAATGAAGATATGCGCACCCTCGTGGAAGCACGCCGCATAGCCGTCAACAACCGCGAAACCCTCTCCTCCTGCCTGTGGTCCGCTGTAGTCATCAACTCCGCAACCCTGCTTCTGGCAGGCATGGGCAAAATCTCCACTCTTGCGGCTGCCATGACTCATAATTTGAGCACCGTTGGAATTCTCGGATACGCAGCTCTCAAAACGTCAAATACTACCTACAAAGCTGAACCACTAGAGTCTGCAAAGGAGACCACATAATGCTCATTCCGTTAAGCAAAGCTCCCATCGAAACAATGCTGACCCTGAAATCCATAAGTTGCAGCAATCTTAAAAACCGCCTGCAACGCATGGGACTGCACACTGGAACCGAATTGGAAATCATGTCCGAAGATTCCATACAGCATCCTGTCAGGGTTAAAGGACCGAAGGGTGAAGTTCTTCTCGCCGCCGGCATGGCCTCTAAAGTTATAACCCATCATGATGACGGGCACATCACCCCGGTATTTGAAATGAATCCCGGAGAAACCGGGCATATCGAAGGTTTGACCGCAGGGTCACATCTGGAAAAAAGCCTTAAAATACTAGGCATCAGCGAAGGTGACAACATTGAGCTGGTTCGTTGTCTGCCCCCAATGGAATACAAAACAGTGGTCGACGGCAGACAAACCAGCCTGACCGAAGGTATGGCTGCAAAGATATGGGGAGACTGCGATAACACCC harbors:
- a CDS encoding DUF4405 domain-containing protein; amino-acid sequence: MNTFPEQTQTKEKKTFRQCKDCPLVPSKTKTAAKVGMVATLGASAASGILKFKGARALHIWASFAFVGFTALHYAVSRKPKRTAK
- a CDS encoding heavy metal translocating P-type ATPase, encoding MIGIPHRRKRFEIIHELPRRIRFKSLIMLTPTLDLNYLQASVESLSGVKSVRINGPAFTLVVEYDGSPAVRAAIIKTLQFIPDEAFLDNNEKKHDVDLFDVGARTAVAAATPFLPVPVQAATSWMLAIPGIVQGLETLFTRGVKIEVLDGTVKTLSMLRGDYFTSNSVGALLSLGEYLEDQSEQKSTDLLKTLLKPQVDKIWIEQDGREIEIDFKDLKVGNIVICGPGELIPIEGTIIEGDGSINQSSITGESVPVHLQPGDATLSGAVVEEGTLKIRADKVGAETGMARINRFLESSLRSQSKSQVKSAELADKLVPLTFGAGLGVYALTRDAARAASVLTVDYSCAIKLSTPVATRTSMYTASQAGVLLKGGQALDNLAAIDTLVFDKTGTLTKGELKVTDLVPMPLFSEEELLSIAAGAEEHYAHPVARAVVNEAKERDIALPDVGGVDFIVAHGVSAYVDGKRVLVGSQHFVEEDEKVNCAFMKKKAQQLRNAGKNLLFVAMNEKLIGLIAMRDELRPEALEALEAFKAAGIKRIEILTGDHRSTALALAAQLPPVDAVHWELKPEDKAAIVKDLKKGGAKVGFAGDGVNDTPALVCADVGICMPSGADLARESAQVIMLNEDMRTLVEARRIAVNNRETLSSCLWSAVVINSATLLLAGMGKISTLAAAMTHNLSTVGILGYAALKTSNTTYKAEPLESAKETT
- a CDS encoding FeoA family protein: MLIPLSKAPIETMLTLKSISCSNLKNRLQRMGLHTGTELEIMSEDSIQHPVRVKGPKGEVLLAAGMASKVITHHDDGHITPVFEMNPGETGHIEGLTAGSHLEKSLKILGISEGDNIELVRCLPPMEYKTVVDGRQTSLTEGMAAKIWGDCDNTPCQLATCGKGRLFKVKNILGGPRAVQTISAAGIRPGSTITLESVQPAKDIRMDNGERIIIRTKDGLRLHLRIDQADTLLVEQIQ